The following proteins come from a genomic window of Meleagris gallopavo isolate NT-WF06-2002-E0010 breed Aviagen turkey brand Nicholas breeding stock chromosome Z, Turkey_5.1, whole genome shotgun sequence:
- the LOC104914787 gene encoding transitional endoplasmic reticulum ATPase-like, with protein MTNGFSGADLTEICQRACKLAIRESIESEIRRERERQTNPSAMEVEEDDPVPEIRRDHFEEAMRFARRSVSDNDIRKYEMFAQTLQQSRGFGSFRFPSGNQGGAGPSQGTGGGSGGNVYSEDNDDDLYG; from the exons ATGACCAATGGCTTTTCGGGGGCTGACCTGACAGAAATTTGCCAGCGTGCCTGCAAACTGGCCATCCGAGAGTCTATTGAAAGTGAGATCAGGCGAGAACGTGAGAGGCAGACCAACCCTTCTGCCATG gaagTGGAGGAGGACGACCCGGTTCCTGAGATACGCAGGGATCACTTTGAGGAGGCCATGCGCTTTGCTCGCCGCTCTGTCAGTGACAACGACATCAGGAAATACGAGATGTTTGCACAGACTCTACAGCAGAGCCGTGGCTTTGGCAGCTTCAG gttcCCATCAGGTAACCAGGGAGGCGCTGGGCCGAGCCAAGGCACAGGAGGTGGCAGCGGGGGCAATGTGTACAGTGAAGACAACGATGATGATCTCTATGGTTAA